A part of Rhinatrema bivittatum chromosome 16, aRhiBiv1.1, whole genome shotgun sequence genomic DNA contains:
- the LOC115077796 gene encoding olfactory receptor 1G1-like: MAYDRYVAICHPLHYVLMMNKKICTLLVAVSWIVGSLQPVPAEVLISNFSFCTSNLINHFFCDPNALIKLSCSDLYDLETLIAFEGIIVALSPFVLIMISYICIIKTILKIQSTDGRCKAFSTCSSHLIVVSAFCGSLSCMYMRPPSMYSPELDKLFSLLYTVLIPMLNPIIYSLRNQEVKNALRNVKFRKQ; encoded by the coding sequence ATGGCCTATGACCGCTATGTGGCGATCTGTCACCCCTTGCATTATGTGCTCATGATGAATAAGAAAATATGTACCTTGCTTGTTGCTGTTTCCTGGATAGTTGGCTCTCTTCAACCTGTTCCTGCAGAAGTTTTGATAtctaatttttctttctgtaccTCCAATTTaattaaccatttcttctgtgaccccAATGCTCTGATaaaactctcctgcagtgatctGTATGACCTGGAAACCCTTATAGCTTTTGAAGGGATAATTGTAGCTCTCTCGCCCTTTGTACTAATCATGATATCATATATCTGTATCATAAAAACCATTCTGAAAATCCAGTCTACAGACGGGAGATGCAAAGCCTTCTCCACTTGTTCTTCCCACCTCATTGTGGTTAGTGCCTTCTGTGGGTCTCTGAGCTGTATGTACATGAGACCACCCTCAATGTATTCACCAGAGCTGGACAAACTGTTCTCCTTACTCTACACCGTTTTAATCCCAATGCTAAACCCCATCATTTATAGTCTGAGAAATCAAGAAGTAAAAAATGCCCTGAGAAACGTCAAATTCAGGAAACagtaa